Within the Clarias gariepinus isolate MV-2021 ecotype Netherlands chromosome 27, CGAR_prim_01v2, whole genome shotgun sequence genome, the region aaaaagcagAGAGAACAGGATGTGACCCGGGAGTTTGCTACCAGCCGCGATGATAGAagaacattctttttttttttccttttttttttctattttatcaaAATAAAGCATCTTTGCAGGGATTCTTACATCCTCTAATTTGTCTCcagcacagaaaaaaacactgatagTCACTGCTGCATCACTGAGACTTTCATATGTATATTGCATTTAATAATCAGCAGGATTACGAAGGTGAcattaatgaatttaatttaaagaaggACGCGATGCTTTGCATATAGACGACGACTACGAATCTCAGTTCTGCTTCGTTCAGAGCTCATGCGTTTAAAGCTAAACTTAAAGAATGCGGTTTTAGGacgacaaaacaaacaaattgtgAATAGAATTCATGTTATTAAAGGTGATCGTCATCGGAAGGAGTAATATTGTTAGTCTATGATACATAGATGAAAatacaaacttttttgttttagcaCAATATGAGCAAtgtttggaaaaataaaaacaaaaacataaattgtGAACGAACTCATTCCATGAAAACTGGCTTCCGGTAGATGGCGCCAGTGCACTCGGTAATACTTTTGAATATCTGATAACAACTTAAAAACAGTCaagaatacatactgtacttcacGTGCCACTGAACGGTGCTGTCGTATCTGGTTTATTATTAGAATCTAGTCATTCATTCACATGTTAAAGGTGAAAGCAGTGATTCAGGATAGCGTGCGCTTCTCAAACACACAGGAGAACGTAAAGGGAGAAAAGTTTCACAGTCAAGAAATAAAGTATGTTTATAAAGGTACAGTAGGAATGGAAATGAATATGCTGGctctaataaacacacactgatgctGAACTGCACACGTGTACCATGTttcgtttaaaaaataaaactaacttGTGTCTGGGTGACGGAATATTTtagatatataaatacaatatacaagataagatcacacacacgcacacacacacacacgtttacatACGCacataaagcacacacacacacatttctctgtACTGACAGCAGCCCTTCACGACACAGCATAACCTCAATAAAAtgtcaggagaaaaaaaaatcatttaaaaaaaatgaacaattcGGGTGAGATGAGTAACAGCTCTCTGCAACAACTCATCGGAGTCACCGGGGTGACGGGATGCTGTGGGTCAACGTTTCACAAAGTGGGCCGGAACAAAGACGTCAGGAAAAGATGTTAAGGGATGGatagacggatggatggatggatgaggaTCTCTGGCTCTTTTTTCCATGCTTGTATCATCTACAGGAGCTTCCTGTTCAACCACCTGTAAgacagcacacacatacacacagaaagTAATGAGTAATACATTAATGCTGGAATTAACCCTTATAGTATATTAACATTGTAATGCAATACACGTGTGATCAGGCATGTTTAGGTGCAATTCTTTTTATCATTCTAAAGCTTTAAACCTCTTTTGTTTTAGTGATTTTTCCATTATTGCATTGTTTGATCAGCTGTTTAAGATGACCGACAATGCATCCGTCACCCCTTTTCAcaactgcatatatatatattactatataagTCGAGAGCCATGGAAGTTACAGCTTTACTTCTGACTGTTAcgaagcactgacactggagactccttccatacattaTACTAGCGAAATGAAAGCGAATGCATTCATGTAAGTCTGCGCTTTGTAGTttcactactgtcagagctgctgctttaaataataataataataataataataataatataatcaacaccttctgaccaatcagaatccagaatctCACAACATTGTGGAATAAAACGAGTAAATCATTTTCAGTGCATGTCTCACTTCCTGTTGGCTTCCTGCCTTTCCTCCccctttagtgtttttatgactcGGCAAGTTTCATCCCTATAgtctgggagagagagagagggggagagataGGATCCTGCACCAAACCCCTGCTGCACTGCTATAATTCACCCTCCACCGCTCCACCGCAGTGCTGTTTAGCACTCATCAAAGATTTAAGAGTCACacccatctctcctcttctcctctACCTCGACCTCCATCTCCCTTCATGACCATAAACCCTCCTGCTGTCCCTCCTACTCCTTCCTGACATATTtacacctttttttaaattcatcctTTATACCACTGCAAATAACAGTCTAACAAAATGTAAAGACGGCTTGGCCTATCCGATCTTTACCAAATACAGGATGTCACCAAGATGGCTGCCGAGTCAACAGACATTACTGGAAGCACTTATTTCCAGGGAATCACTACTGATCTGCTGTCATTACAATAATTACCTAAAAAAGATCAATGAAGATAACATCTACACTTTCCATTAGTCGTCCCAAGCACAAACAGCATTAACGTCTTTAGCGCTCGGTCTACActggccagccttcactccccatgtgcatcagtgagccctggccacccatgacccctGTCgccagttttccttccttggatcacttatGATATGTCTTGACCattgcagaccaggaacatcatGCACGAGCTGCAGTGTTGGGAGTTGTGTCTGACCCAGACGTCTagtcatcacaatttggcccttctcGCAGcagctacattttcaatatctcgTTACAATGGCGGTTGGGattgggtgggatatattaggaaGCAGGAAAAAATGGGTGAGCGTAAGGCTTCGAGTGACATTGACAAAGGCCAAATTGTGAAGACTAGACGAATGGCTCTCCAAAACTGtaagagcaactccaaaactacaGCTCTTGTAGGATGTTCCTgctctgcagtggtcaggacagaCCGAAAACGATACACCGAAAACGATACACCGAGTCCATTAGCTAAGCTAGCAAGCTTACTGACAGAAAACTTGCTCGCTTTTGTCTCGATTTAAGAGCGTTTAACAGCAACCtggataaatatataaattgatCTTAGCCACCTAGCTAACATACTGGCTAAATTAGTTAGCCACCTAGCTATTATACTGGCTAGTTCACTTACATTTCAATCCGAACACGCTTTTATTTTCAACCTAGTCTCACCTCCAACATCGGACAAACCTATCAAAAGTTACCATAGCGAACCAGCTAACTAGATTACTGCGAGCTATTACTATTGTTAGCTATTATCTCAATTTAACAACAACTAACCCAGTTTAAATAACTAAGGACAatctaaatagttttttttgttcatcattAATTTAGCTAGCTTTAGCCCCCGAATTAGCAAACTAGCTTGCAGTTGTATCTCGATTTAACTGTCCCTGAATCAgtttattgaattatttatttttattaatgtacagtatattttgcgACTGTGCTACAATAATAGACCAAACACCATTTTATGcaagaattacaaaaaaaaaatttgggttGATTATCAGAGGCATCTTATCAAATCAGACATGTTCCTTGACATGGTTCTCTGACCACATATGGAGGGCTTTGATGAAGGAATGAGGaaaggagcgtgtgtgtgtgtgtatgtagtatagtgtgtgtgtgtggggggggtgaaTTATAATCAGCCTTTCAGCACAAGTTCATCTCTCCTTTACACGGCTTCGCTTTAAAGGGAGCCTACAAAGTGAGGGGTCAGGCTGCGGCATTCCTACTTTGATATCAAAGGTCTCTTGGTTACGTATACCTCCAACAAAAGCTTTTTCATTTCGCAAGCCTGCAAATCCACCAGTAATAAAACTAAGGTccattgatgtttttttaaaaaaaaagccctttGAGAAAATGTGACGGTCTGTCTGAGGAATTCGAAACAATATCCTGACTTTTGTTCATTACTTTCTGTGTTAAAAGATTCCTTGTAAAAAACACCTTCCAGGGAGTCCGGTTTTGCAAACTTTGTCACTAGATGTGGCAATTTTTTTAGGAACCCtctaatgacttttttttttttttactgagagaACTGGTTCCTTTGAATCACCTCCAGAGTGTAAATCAAAGACTAAATTGCGCTCAGTGTTGCCAACTCTTTTCAGGAAAAGTAGCTAATGTATGCCTGAAGGGTCACCGAAATTTGTCACAGTCTGTCACTGGCTAATTTGCATTTTCTATTAATCGTAGTCAGCAATTGGTCATGGGGAACAACAGTAATGAGCAGTTGGTGGTTGGGAACATCAGCTTATGCAGGCGCGGCAGTTAGGTGGCAAGTCGAGTGTTTCGATGTGGGATGGAAAGCCGTCTCAAATACAGGAGAGTTGCTAATACCTGTTCAGAAAATCTGTAGATTACTACTTGCTGGGCCCTTGTTTTAAATATGTGATTTAGCAAATCTGGTGATTTCTAGCACCTTTTTAACCTCCTTTCCCCAGATAACCAATACTAATTTTGATTGATGTTTAAATTGAAACCAGAAATCCGGCGGGAAATCAGAAATCAGAAAAGTACACTAATGAAAACAAGTTAAAATACTAATTTCTTATTACAAGAAAAGCTACTTACTGGCTCATGACTCTGTAGCGATCTCTGTGGTGACGACCTCCTTCTCCGCGTCCCCTTCTTCAGTTGCTTTTGGTGCCTCCTCATCAGCCGGTTTCACTTCACTGGCTGCAGCATCTGTCTTTTGACACTCCGGATCTCCGGACCCCTCCTGGCCTTTCATGTCTGGTGCTGAAATATCCTTTTGTGCCTCTTCCAAGTCTGGTTGAGACACATCTTTTGATGGCTCCTGACTCTTGGtgctgtcttcttcttctttcatgGCTTGCATCGCTTTTTCATCAGCATCTACGACATGTGTGATGCCAACACTGATCTCAGTCGTTGTCTCAATCTTTGTCTCCTTGACAATCTCAGCATGCTGTGTGCTTACAAGAGTGACAGATTGTGTTTGACTGCTTTCCTCTGAAGCTGGTGTCTCTATGCTTCCACTCGGTTCCTCATTTTGATCTTTCTCAACTTGACATTTTCCGTCTTCGCTTTTTGTAATGCCTGCTTTGCCTTCCTCTACCTTTTTTTCACCTTCCTCCAATTCCACTTTCTGCTTTACTACATCTTTGCACAGTTCTGTTGCTTCTACAGAGACTAAGGACACCTCTTCCTCCTGCGCTTTAATTTCTTCTGTTGTCGAGCCCAGAACAACTTTAGAAATCTGAATGCTTTCATTGACTGGTAATTTCTCAGTAATGATCTGTGCTGGTTCTTCTTCAGCTTTGTTCTCAATTTCAGGTTTGGTTTCTTCTTGAACTTTTGAGACTGGTTCATCTTGTGATGCTTTTCCCTCCTCAGCTGCAGAAGGGACCTCATCAGGTTCTGCTGTCTCAATCACCTCCACAGGCTTCTCTTCTGCTCCCATGTGCATTTCGCTGAGGTTTTCAACAACATTTTGAAGGACTTCCTGGACAATGACTGTGCTCTGTTCTTGAATGGCTTCTACTTCCTTCACATGCATCACTCCcacttcttcttcatctttctCACATGATTTATCGGTCACAGAGCTGACACTTGAGGGTGTAACTTCTGCATTTACAACCTCAACCTTTTCTGTCATGTGGACTTCAGTGGTTAAAACGTCCTCTGAAACAACCTCACCCTTTACCTCTGCTTCTGTTTTAGCTTCTGAGGGTGGGCTAACACAAACAATCTCTTCTGTCTCTGCAGGCTTCTCTGTAGGAGCAAGGACAGGGATAGGATCTTCCTGAGATGTAGTTGTCTCAGTTACAAGGGTATCTGCAAATGATGTTGTAACTTCTTCTGACACAGTCACTGCTACTTCTACAGATTCTGCCTCAGCACTGGCAACTGATTCTTCAACCTCTTTTAGCTCCTTCACCTCTCCTTCAGCAGCAGTAACTTCAGTGATCTCCACTGACTGCTCACAAACTGGCTGTTCTATAGTTGATTCAACAGTACTCTCTACCACCACCTTTGGACTATCTTCGGCCACTACTGGTTCCTCAAGAATCTCCACCTCCTGTTGAGTGGCCGTGACCACTGCTACTTTGACTGCTGTTGCTTCCTGGAACTCATCCTTAGTTGAGACCCCTAAAGTCTCCTCCACAGTACTTTCCACTGAAGCTGAAGGCTGTTCTTTGCACTCAGTTAGAACTTCGGTAACCTGTGCCACAAAAATTTTATCTTCTGCTACTTCAGCTTCTTCAGGTTCTAAAGTTGGGCCCTCAGCAGTCACCTCTACAGATAGCGCCTCACTGACAGTGGTAACAGCTTCCACTGTAGCCTGCAAAGTACTCTCTTCTTCCGCAGCTGTAATTTCACTGGTATCAAGGCCGGTGCAGATGGTTGTTGCTTCACTTTTCTCATGAACAGCCAGTACCACCTTTTCCTCTTTAATAGCTGATTCAATCTGGAACGGGCTTGTGGTGACAGCCATACTTTTAGTTTGCTCTTCAGTTACTGTGACAGCCACTGCAGTTGATGTAATAGTGATAGTTTGCACAGCTTCTTGTAAAATGGCTTCAGTCTTCTTTACTACACCATCATCAGGAACTGGTGAAGTCTCACCAGAGGTAACAGGTGACTCTGTGATGCGAGATAGAGCAGAAACCATTTCTGTTTCCTCTGCTGGCTCAATGGCAGTGATAGCTTCTGAAGTAAACTCTACGATGTCCTCTGCAATGGTGTTATCAGTTGATTTAGGTGTGGCAGCTGTATCTCCCTCTTCAGGTATATCACTCAGCGGCTTTCCCTCTTCCTCACCTTCAACAGTCTCCATAGTAGCTGAGATCCAAGAAGGAGATCTTTCCTCAGCTGAAGCTTTTCCAGGAGTGACTGGTGTGGCCTCTGGCTTTGCCTCCTCTGTCTTTGCTTCTTCATCTGTAGCCTTCTCTGATTTTTCATTATCATATTCTGAAAGTGGTACCACTGCAGGTGTGTCAGAGTCTTCTTCTGCAGAGCCAACATCAGAAGACGCTTGCCCTTGTTTAGCATCAGACTTCTTTTTTCTGCGGGGAATTAGTTTTCTAAGGGAAAAAGATGACTCCTCTTTGGGAAGTTCACTGTCAGACACTGCCTGCTCTGGACCTTGTGCTTCATCAGACTTGGGTTTCTTACGTGTTACCAGCCTTTTGAAGGACTCCCATGTAGAGACGAGCTCTCCTTCTGGTTCTGGAGAAGAAGCCAGATTTTCATGCTCAACCTCCTGTGAGTTTTCAAGAGGAGCTTCTTCAGTCTTGGGCTGTTCTTCTCCAGATTGCTGAACCTCTTCCTCTATCTTGGGTTCTTCATCGTCAGAGTCAGAAGTCTTCCTGGCCCTCTTTTTAGCTGATCCCACACAAATAAGGGCTTCCCATGATACTGATGTGTCAATCTTTTTCTTTGGCTCTTCTGCGTTTTGTTCAGTCTTTTCACCTTTTGTCTCAGTCTTGCACTCAGCTTCTTTTGattcctctttttcttcctcttccttTACTTCATCACTTGGTTTAACTTCCTCAGTTTTCTCTTCAAAAACAGCACTCTCTGTTGATGACAGGGTGGCTGATTTTGGCTTGTCCCCTGGAGCCTCATCTTCACTCTCAGATGACCTCTTGACACGTTTCTTTGGAGTgactaattttttaaaagaggaCCAATGAAGGATGCCATCTTTCTTCTTCTCACTGTCGGAGGTGGCTGCCTCACCTTCGGCTTCCACACTGACCTCAGCCTGACTTGCCTCACCTACAACATGCTCACCAGATTCTTCTGGAGACGAAGCTCCACTATCAGGTTTTTGAGCCTCACCTGATTCGGTGGAGGACTGAGTCTGATCAGCTGCCTGCTCAGTTTCTGTTTGCTTCGACTCAGTTTCTTTTTTGCCCTTTTGCTTTTTGGAGGACAACTTCTTTAATCCTGCTCCAGTAAACAATTTTTTC harbors:
- the akap12b gene encoding A-kinase anchor protein 12b isoform X2, giving the protein MLGTITLTVGQTEAMPEKEDSPESIEVLQEEVSPQVNGEHEENECVSADEIKATEEKVAEEKPAESNEVGFKKIFRFVGFKFTLKKDKNEKTEPVQLLTVKETEDGHVEATVEETKEEPVTAEIQLEDEKKVAPPEVEKEASAEDAAKPETEPDIPATEMSAETKSDDADETEKMPADESAEEVEPSPEKDKEPETQEESPTSPPSQEIQSPFRRFFTQGIFSNLRKKTSVKKTKEEEAVKEKSAEEDVKETEEKEEEAVAEGEEQVKEDAVNEVETGEQVDKSAPEKSEASPEEAPSTPELPKEELKVEVVMASEAAQVQEPPIVEQTTTCEVSETSAAEEKDETKPSDDDKLTDDKSTEEQQTSEKSPAETTSETEAEVQPSQDKAKAQGSPLKKLFTGAGLKKLSSKKQKGKKETESKQTETEQAADQTQSSTESGEAQKPDSGASSPEESGEHVVGEASQAEVSVEAEGEAATSDSEKKKDGILHWSSFKKLVTPKKRVKRSSESEDEAPGDKPKSATLSSTESAVFEEKTEEVKPSDEVKEEEEKEESKEAECKTETKGEKTEQNAEEPKKKIDTSVSWEALICVGSAKKRARKTSDSDDEEPKIEEEVQQSGEEQPKTEEAPLENSQEVEHENLASSPEPEGELVSTWESFKRLVTRKKPKSDEAQGPEQAVSDSELPKEESSFSLRKLIPRRKKKSDAKQGQASSDVGSAEEDSDTPAVVPLSEYDNEKSEKATDEEAKTEEAKPEATPVTPGKASAEERSPSWISATMETVEGEEEGKPLSDIPEEGDTAATPKSTDNTIAEDIVEFTSEAITAIEPAEETEMVSALSRITESPVTSGETSPVPDDGVVKKTEAILQEAVQTITITSTAVAVTVTEEQTKSMAVTTSPFQIESAIKEEKVVLAVHEKSEATTICTGLDTSEITAAEEESTLQATVEAVTTVSEALSVEVTAEGPTLEPEEAEVAEDKIFVAQVTEVLTECKEQPSASVESTVEETLGVSTKDEFQEATAVKVAVVTATQQEVEILEEPVVAEDSPKVVVESTVESTIEQPVCEQSVEITEVTAAEGEVKELKEVEESVASAEAESVEVAVTVSEEVTTSFADTLVTETTTSQEDPIPVLAPTEKPAETEEIVCVSPPSEAKTEAEVKGEVVSEDVLTTEVHMTEKVEVVNAEVTPSSVSSVTDKSCEKDEEEVGVMHVKEVEAIQEQSTVIVQEVLQNVVENLSEMHMGAEEKPVEVIETAEPDEVPSAAEEGKASQDEPVSKVQEETKPEIENKAEEEPAQIITEKLPVNESIQISKVVLGSTTEEIKAQEEEVSLVSVEATELCKDVVKQKVELEEGEKKVEEGKAGITKSEDGKCQVEKDQNEEPSGSIETPASEESSQTQSVTLVSTQHAEIVKETKIETTTEISVGITHVVDADEKAMQAMKEEEDSTKSQEPSKDVSQPDLEEAQKDISAPDMKGQEGSGDPECQKTDAAASEVKPADEEAPKATEEGDAEKEVVTTEIATES
- the akap12b gene encoding A-kinase anchor protein 12b isoform X1, which translates into the protein MGASTSVQQDAKIGEDARAADLSETRDDDTGDAKQLQKNGQISISSLNGKTDEQTDFTGQDDDETLAEVGQTEAMPEKEDSPESIEVLQEEVSPQVNGEHEENECVSADEIKATEEKVAEEKPAESNEVGFKKIFRFVGFKFTLKKDKNEKTEPVQLLTVKETEDGHVEATVEETKEEPVTAEIQLEDEKKVAPPEVEKEASAEDAAKPETEPDIPATEMSAETKSDDADETEKMPADESAEEVEPSPEKDKEPETQEESPTSPPSQEIQSPFRRFFTQGIFSNLRKKTSVKKTKEEEAVKEKSAEEDVKETEEKEEEAVAEGEEQVKEDAVNEVETGEQVDKSAPEKSEASPEEAPSTPELPKEELKVEVVMASEAAQVQEPPIVEQTTTCEVSETSAAEEKDETKPSDDDKLTDDKSTEEQQTSEKSPAETTSETEAEVQPSQDKAKAQGSPLKKLFTGAGLKKLSSKKQKGKKETESKQTETEQAADQTQSSTESGEAQKPDSGASSPEESGEHVVGEASQAEVSVEAEGEAATSDSEKKKDGILHWSSFKKLVTPKKRVKRSSESEDEAPGDKPKSATLSSTESAVFEEKTEEVKPSDEVKEEEEKEESKEAECKTETKGEKTEQNAEEPKKKIDTSVSWEALICVGSAKKRARKTSDSDDEEPKIEEEVQQSGEEQPKTEEAPLENSQEVEHENLASSPEPEGELVSTWESFKRLVTRKKPKSDEAQGPEQAVSDSELPKEESSFSLRKLIPRRKKKSDAKQGQASSDVGSAEEDSDTPAVVPLSEYDNEKSEKATDEEAKTEEAKPEATPVTPGKASAEERSPSWISATMETVEGEEEGKPLSDIPEEGDTAATPKSTDNTIAEDIVEFTSEAITAIEPAEETEMVSALSRITESPVTSGETSPVPDDGVVKKTEAILQEAVQTITITSTAVAVTVTEEQTKSMAVTTSPFQIESAIKEEKVVLAVHEKSEATTICTGLDTSEITAAEEESTLQATVEAVTTVSEALSVEVTAEGPTLEPEEAEVAEDKIFVAQVTEVLTECKEQPSASVESTVEETLGVSTKDEFQEATAVKVAVVTATQQEVEILEEPVVAEDSPKVVVESTVESTIEQPVCEQSVEITEVTAAEGEVKELKEVEESVASAEAESVEVAVTVSEEVTTSFADTLVTETTTSQEDPIPVLAPTEKPAETEEIVCVSPPSEAKTEAEVKGEVVSEDVLTTEVHMTEKVEVVNAEVTPSSVSSVTDKSCEKDEEEVGVMHVKEVEAIQEQSTVIVQEVLQNVVENLSEMHMGAEEKPVEVIETAEPDEVPSAAEEGKASQDEPVSKVQEETKPEIENKAEEEPAQIITEKLPVNESIQISKVVLGSTTEEIKAQEEEVSLVSVEATELCKDVVKQKVELEEGEKKVEEGKAGITKSEDGKCQVEKDQNEEPSGSIETPASEESSQTQSVTLVSTQHAEIVKETKIETTTEISVGITHVVDADEKAMQAMKEEEDSTKSQEPSKDVSQPDLEEAQKDISAPDMKGQEGSGDPECQKTDAAASEVKPADEEAPKATEEGDAEKEVVTTEIATES